One window of the Halobacillus litoralis genome contains the following:
- the moaC gene encoding cyclic pyranopterin monophosphate synthase MoaC, whose protein sequence is MAEFSHFNDQGRARMVDISEKKDTVRTAVAKTSVEVNNEIYDKITTQQMAKGDVLSVAQVAGIMAAKKTSDWIPMCHPLSLKGIDVSFDWELGSTPKLLIEVSVKTKGSTGVEMEALTAASATALTVYDMCKAIDKGMVIGPTYLDEKTGGKNGDYRRIDR, encoded by the coding sequence ATGGCGGAATTCAGTCATTTCAATGACCAGGGCCGTGCTCGTATGGTAGATATCTCTGAGAAGAAAGATACAGTACGGACGGCGGTAGCGAAAACAAGTGTGGAAGTAAATAATGAAATCTATGATAAAATCACCACCCAGCAAATGGCGAAGGGAGATGTCCTTTCTGTCGCCCAAGTAGCTGGAATCATGGCTGCGAAAAAGACATCAGATTGGATACCGATGTGTCACCCATTGTCATTGAAAGGAATCGACGTATCCTTTGATTGGGAGCTCGGTTCAACCCCCAAGCTTTTAATTGAAGTCTCTGTTAAGACGAAGGGGAGTACAGGCGTGGAAATGGAAGCGCTAACGGCGGCTTCAGCCACTGCCTTGACGGTTTATGATATGTGTAAAGCCATTGATAAAGGAATGGTGATTGGTCCGACTTACCTGGATGAGAAAACAGGGGGTAAAAACGGAGATTATCGAAGAATAGACCGGTAA
- a CDS encoding ABC-F family ATP-binding cassette domain-containing protein, with the protein MILMQLNQLTKRFGAETILSNIKLEVQMNDRIAIVGRNGAGKSTLLKMMAGDMSHDEGNIFKPKETTIGYLAQNTGLQSDESIWNEMEKVFTHLKDLEKELRSMEMQMADPALIEDQSRYQQLLADYDRKQEYFKSAGGYQYEADIKSVLNGLNFHNFNWDTPITSLSGGQKTRLALGKLLLTSPDVLILDEPTNHLDIDTLGWLEGYLQGYQGAVVIVSHDRYFLDKIVNTVYEIAFQSSKKYHGNYSDYLKKKEADYEQELKRFEKQQVEIKRMEDFIQKNIVRATTSKRAQSRRKQLEKMDKLEKPKDDNQSAKFSFQMEKKSGNDVLKLRDLAFRYDDSSSYLFDHLSLDLNRGDSVALVGPNGVGKTTLLKTIIGDLEASKGEKMIGTNVQIGYYDQEQTKLNSKKTVLNELWDEYPMKNEKDIRTILGNFLFSGEDVLKPVTALSGGEKARLSLAKLMMQEANFLILDEPTNHLDLDSKEVLEAALVDYPGTLLFVSHDRYFINKIATQIVEMNPEETRLFLGDYDYYVDKKQEEYELHQIEEAERLQNEPNKQEPQAKNSFEEDKAVKREERKKNRRIVGIEEEIEQLEMKLEENEELLCDPEVYQDHERSLELTEDNAEKQKQLETLMEEWETLHE; encoded by the coding sequence ATGATTCTCATGCAATTGAATCAATTGACGAAGCGTTTTGGTGCAGAAACCATTTTATCGAATATTAAATTAGAAGTACAAATGAATGACCGGATCGCCATCGTCGGACGGAACGGCGCAGGAAAATCAACCTTGTTAAAAATGATGGCTGGAGACATGAGCCATGATGAAGGGAATATTTTCAAGCCGAAAGAAACGACTATAGGCTATTTGGCACAGAATACAGGTCTGCAATCGGATGAATCGATTTGGAATGAGATGGAGAAAGTTTTCACTCATTTGAAAGATCTTGAAAAAGAATTGCGTTCGATGGAAATGCAGATGGCAGACCCGGCATTAATTGAAGATCAAAGTCGCTACCAACAGCTGTTGGCCGATTATGACCGTAAACAGGAATACTTCAAAAGTGCCGGCGGCTATCAATATGAAGCTGATATCAAATCCGTCCTGAACGGTTTGAACTTCCATAACTTTAATTGGGATACACCGATCACTTCATTAAGCGGTGGACAGAAAACCCGGCTGGCCCTTGGGAAACTGCTGTTAACCAGCCCTGATGTCCTGATCTTGGACGAACCGACCAACCACTTGGATATCGACACCCTCGGCTGGCTAGAAGGGTACTTACAAGGATATCAAGGGGCCGTGGTCATTGTCTCCCATGACCGTTACTTTTTAGACAAGATCGTGAACACTGTCTACGAAATCGCTTTTCAATCATCGAAGAAATATCATGGAAATTACAGTGACTATTTGAAGAAAAAAGAAGCCGATTATGAGCAGGAGTTGAAACGGTTTGAGAAACAGCAAGTAGAGATCAAACGGATGGAAGACTTTATCCAAAAGAATATCGTCCGGGCTACAACAAGTAAAAGAGCGCAGAGCAGACGTAAACAACTGGAGAAAATGGACAAACTTGAAAAGCCGAAAGACGATAACCAGTCCGCGAAATTCAGCTTCCAAATGGAAAAAAAGAGTGGGAACGATGTTCTCAAGTTAAGGGACTTAGCCTTCCGCTATGACGACAGCTCTTCTTATTTGTTCGATCACCTTTCTCTCGATTTGAACCGCGGAGACTCTGTTGCGCTTGTCGGTCCTAATGGTGTTGGTAAAACGACATTACTCAAAACGATCATAGGGGACCTGGAAGCTTCTAAAGGAGAAAAGATGATCGGTACTAATGTGCAAATCGGTTATTATGACCAAGAACAAACGAAATTGAACTCAAAAAAAACGGTTTTGAATGAATTATGGGATGAGTACCCGATGAAGAATGAAAAAGACATTCGAACTATACTCGGTAATTTCCTTTTTTCCGGCGAGGATGTTCTGAAGCCGGTTACTGCTCTTAGTGGCGGGGAAAAGGCACGTCTCTCCCTAGCTAAATTGATGATGCAGGAAGCGAACTTTTTGATTTTAGACGAGCCGACCAACCACCTGGATTTGGACAGTAAAGAAGTGTTAGAAGCTGCTCTTGTCGATTACCCTGGTACGCTTTTATTCGTTTCCCACGACCGTTACTTTATCAACAAAATCGCTACTCAAATCGTAGAAATGAATCCTGAAGAAACACGGCTCTTCCTCGGGGATTACGACTACTATGTGGATAAGAAGCAAGAAGAATACGAGCTTCATCAAATCGAAGAAGCCGAACGTCTTCAAAACGAACCAAACAAACAGGAACCACAAGCGAAGAATAGTTTTGAAGAAGATAAAGCCGTGAAACGGGAGGAACGCAAGAAAAACCGTCGCATTGTTGGTATTGAAGAAGAAATCGAACAGCTCGAGATGAAGCTGGAAGAAAATGAAGAACTCCTCTGTGACCCTGAGGTCTATCAGGACCATGAGAGATCCCTGGAACTCACCGAAGATAACGCAGAAAAGCAGAAACAATTAGAAACCCTCATGGAAGAATGGGAAACCCTCCATGAGTAA
- the tsaD gene encoding tRNA (adenosine(37)-N6)-threonylcarbamoyltransferase complex transferase subunit TsaD codes for MSKDQYILAIETSCDETAVAIVRNETELVTNIVASQIESHKRFGGVVPEIASRHHIEQMTITLEEALQESGLTIDDMDAITVTEGPGLVGALLVGVNAAKSIAFAKQKPLVGVHHIAGHIYANRLEKEFEFPLLALVVSGGHTELVLMREHGSFEIIGETRDDAAGEAYDKVARTLKLPYPGGPQIDQLAQDGEETIDFPRAWLEDGSYDFSFSGLKSAVINRLHKAKQKDEFLKPEDIAASFQASVVEVLSTKAFRAAEEYGVKQMIVAGGVAANKGLRAALHEKFKSSETELLIPPLHLCTDNAAMIAAAGAVAYNQGHRSGWELNANPGLDLELYGDRKQ; via the coding sequence ATGAGTAAAGACCAATATATTTTAGCGATCGAGACGAGCTGTGATGAAACGGCTGTCGCGATTGTAAGAAATGAAACAGAATTAGTGACAAACATCGTAGCTTCTCAAATTGAAAGCCATAAACGTTTCGGAGGGGTTGTACCTGAGATCGCTTCAAGGCATCATATTGAACAAATGACCATCACTTTGGAAGAAGCATTGCAAGAGTCCGGTCTGACGATTGATGATATGGATGCAATAACAGTAACAGAGGGACCTGGACTCGTCGGGGCCTTGCTTGTAGGTGTGAATGCAGCCAAGTCCATCGCTTTTGCTAAACAAAAACCGCTTGTAGGGGTTCATCATATTGCCGGGCATATCTATGCGAATCGTTTGGAAAAAGAATTCGAATTTCCTTTGTTAGCGTTAGTAGTGTCTGGTGGCCATACAGAGCTTGTTTTAATGAGGGAGCACGGCTCGTTCGAAATCATCGGAGAGACAAGGGATGATGCAGCAGGGGAAGCATACGACAAAGTGGCAAGAACACTTAAACTCCCATACCCAGGGGGGCCGCAGATCGACCAGTTAGCTCAAGACGGGGAAGAGACGATTGATTTTCCAAGAGCATGGCTTGAAGACGGCTCTTATGATTTTAGTTTTAGTGGTCTGAAGTCTGCTGTAATTAACAGACTTCACAAAGCGAAGCAAAAGGATGAGTTCTTGAAACCTGAAGATATAGCGGCAAGCTTCCAAGCAAGTGTTGTTGAAGTGTTATCAACAAAAGCATTCCGAGCAGCAGAGGAATATGGAGTCAAACAAATGATTGTAGCAGGTGGAGTTGCTGCTAACAAGGGGCTACGTGCTGCTCTTCATGAGAAGTTCAAATCCAGTGAAACGGAATTGCTCATTCCACCCCTGCACTTATGCACAGACAATGCGGCTATGATTGCAGCTGCGGGAGCTGTTGCTTATAATCAAGGTCATCGTTCCGGTTGGGAGTTGAATGCGAACCCAGGCTTAGATTTAGAGTTGTATGGTGATAGAAAACAATAA
- the rimI gene encoding ribosomal protein S18-alanine N-acetyltransferase — translation MTLIRRMTQEDVGAVMVVERASFAVPWTVETFRKEVDDNPYAFYYVIEKDGEIIGYCGLWLIIDEANITNIAIHPEHRGHKYGERLFQHTCKEAIEHGAIQLSLEVRVSNTAAQHMYRKFGLVPGGIRKRYYSDNGEDALVMWVGLK, via the coding sequence ATGACTCTGATCAGAAGGATGACACAAGAGGATGTGGGCGCTGTGATGGTGGTGGAAAGAGCCTCTTTCGCAGTTCCTTGGACGGTGGAGACGTTTCGGAAAGAAGTGGATGATAACCCTTATGCTTTCTATTATGTAATAGAGAAAGATGGAGAGATCATTGGATATTGTGGTCTTTGGCTGATCATAGACGAAGCCAACATCACCAATATCGCGATACATCCGGAGCATAGGGGGCATAAATACGGTGAACGGTTGTTCCAGCATACATGTAAGGAAGCGATTGAACATGGAGCCATCCAGTTATCGCTTGAAGTGAGAGTATCAAATACAGCCGCGCAGCATATGTACCGGAAGTTCGGTCTGGTACCTGGGGGTATCCGTAAAAGGTATTACTCGGACAATGGTGAAGATGCGTTAGTGATGTGGGTGGGATTAAAATGA
- the tsaB gene encoding tRNA (adenosine(37)-N6)-threonylcarbamoyltransferase complex dimerization subunit type 1 TsaB, whose amino-acid sequence MNILAIDTSNYVMGVAVLKEGTVAGEFVTNIKKNHSIRLMPAIDHVMRETGTKPEELDRIAVAHGPGSYTGVRIGLTTAKTMAWTLGIPVVGVSSLEAVARQGVFFDGYVCPFFDARRGLVYTGLYNKDMDVLREETNILMEEWLESLKESERPILFLSQDLSVHKEKILEMLGDQAVFPSAPYQFARPSIIAAAAKERHPGSLHALVPNYLRLPEAEAKWLEQQEKQ is encoded by the coding sequence ATGAATATACTGGCGATCGACACATCGAATTATGTGATGGGAGTAGCTGTTCTTAAAGAAGGAACAGTTGCCGGGGAATTTGTGACGAATATTAAAAAGAACCACTCGATCCGTTTGATGCCGGCAATCGATCATGTGATGAGAGAGACTGGTACTAAGCCGGAAGAGTTGGATCGGATTGCGGTCGCGCATGGACCAGGATCATATACGGGAGTACGAATTGGACTGACGACAGCAAAGACTATGGCATGGACGCTCGGGATTCCTGTTGTGGGGGTTTCGAGTTTGGAAGCCGTTGCAAGACAAGGTGTCTTTTTCGATGGCTATGTCTGTCCTTTTTTTGATGCTCGGAGAGGACTAGTTTACACTGGACTCTATAATAAGGATATGGATGTGTTACGGGAAGAAACCAATATTCTTATGGAAGAATGGTTGGAAAGCTTGAAAGAGTCAGAGCGGCCGATTTTATTTCTAAGCCAGGATCTTTCTGTCCATAAGGAAAAAATTCTTGAGATGCTCGGTGATCAAGCTGTTTTCCCATCAGCCCCATACCAATTCGCCCGGCCGTCTATCATAGCAGCTGCAGCAAAGGAAAGACATCCAGGTTCGCTTCATGCACTGGTGCCGAACTACTTAAGGTTACCAGAAGCTGAAGCGAAATGGTTGGAGCAGCAGGAGAAGCAGTAA
- the tsaE gene encoding tRNA (adenosine(37)-N6)-threonylcarbamoyltransferase complex ATPase subunit type 1 TsaE — MSIYEWKSFSSDETKAFAEKLGERLQPGDLLTLEGDLGAGKTTFTKGLGKGLGVKRTINSPTFTIMKEYQGRFPFYHMDVYRLEDSDEDLGFEEYFEGSGVTVVEWAQFIKEFLPAERLDITINYKDDSTRLLTLQARSEHFEEICKEIIV; from the coding sequence ATGTCTATTTATGAATGGAAGAGTTTTTCAAGCGATGAGACGAAGGCTTTTGCAGAAAAGCTTGGGGAACGTCTTCAGCCAGGAGACCTTCTCACTTTAGAGGGAGATCTGGGAGCAGGGAAAACTACGTTCACAAAAGGGCTGGGAAAAGGTCTTGGTGTTAAAAGAACTATAAACAGCCCTACTTTCACGATCATGAAAGAATACCAGGGGCGTTTCCCTTTTTATCATATGGATGTATATCGCTTAGAGGATAGTGATGAGGACTTAGGATTTGAAGAGTATTTTGAAGGCAGTGGTGTGACGGTCGTTGAGTGGGCACAGTTCATTAAAGAATTCTTACCTGCAGAACGTCTCGATATTACCATCAACTATAAGGATGATTCTACTCGACTACTGACCCTTCAAGCGAGATCTGAGCATTTTGAAGAGATATGTAAGGAGATAATCGTATGA
- the thiL gene encoding thiamine-phosphate kinase, protein MDEFSFIRSVQPAYYKQSSLIKGISDDAAVIRPSGGDVVTAVDTMVEDVHFSRKTMQPHHIGHRVLAANLSDLAAMGSTPAYYMVSITIPSDWSEEELIELYAGMDDLAARYRMDLIGGDTVSGRELSVTVTVMGTVAKGKARYRSAAVPGDVLFVTGTLGDSRGGLEWLLNEKNDSSSDQAFLIDRHRKPWPRVSFAEGLSTLQRVALNDVSDGIANEANEIAESSGVDIHIAKDMVPFSSALKNTFPDQYQDWMLSGGEDFELLGAVPLSDWTLVQENAETAGIKITKIGEVDEVSGDSPRVFIKESDQIAILKKSGYTHLKGKG, encoded by the coding sequence ATGGATGAATTTTCGTTTATACGTTCAGTCCAGCCTGCTTATTATAAACAATCTTCTCTGATCAAAGGAATCAGTGATGATGCGGCTGTTATTCGACCTTCCGGAGGAGATGTGGTCACCGCTGTAGATACAATGGTGGAAGACGTTCATTTCTCCAGGAAAACAATGCAGCCTCATCACATTGGTCACCGTGTCTTGGCTGCAAACTTGAGTGATTTAGCCGCGATGGGGAGTACACCAGCCTATTATATGGTTTCTATTACGATTCCGTCAGACTGGTCTGAGGAAGAGTTGATCGAGCTGTATGCTGGGATGGATGATCTTGCTGCCAGATATCGTATGGACCTCATTGGTGGAGATACGGTGTCAGGGAGAGAGCTCTCAGTCACGGTTACGGTGATGGGGACGGTAGCTAAAGGAAAAGCGAGATATCGCTCAGCTGCGGTGCCGGGAGATGTTTTATTTGTAACGGGGACCTTGGGTGATTCTCGCGGAGGTTTAGAATGGCTTTTAAATGAGAAAAATGATTCATCTTCTGACCAAGCCTTCTTAATCGATCGGCATAGAAAGCCTTGGCCAAGAGTCTCATTCGCAGAGGGTTTATCAACACTCCAAAGAGTGGCACTGAATGATGTGAGTGATGGCATCGCAAACGAAGCGAATGAAATTGCTGAATCCTCTGGTGTGGACATTCACATTGCTAAGGACATGGTCCCTTTTTCTTCTGCATTGAAGAACACTTTTCCTGATCAATATCAGGATTGGATGTTGTCCGGAGGTGAAGATTTCGAGCTGCTGGGAGCTGTACCTTTAAGTGATTGGACGCTGGTTCAGGAAAATGCGGAGACTGCTGGTATTAAGATTACGAAGATAGGGGAAGTTGACGAAGTAAGTGGTGACTCTCCTCGAGTTTTTATTAAAGAAAGCGACCAAATAGCAATATTGAAGAAATCTGGTTATACACATTTGAAGGGAAAAGGGTGA
- a CDS encoding SprT family protein yields MNSLTERELQQWTEELSLTYFHKPFPDEIYFNNRLRTTGGRYIPSKRIIEINPKYVNELDGGELEGIIKHELCHYHLHIEGKGYSHRDPEFKELLKKTDSPRFCSPLPSEKKKTLHHYVCTECAQAYPRKRKVDTKRYRCGKCKGKLKKK; encoded by the coding sequence GTGAACTCATTAACAGAAAGAGAATTACAACAATGGACCGAAGAGCTTTCTTTAACTTATTTTCATAAACCTTTTCCAGATGAGATTTACTTCAATAATCGGTTACGAACAACAGGGGGGCGTTATATTCCCTCTAAACGGATCATAGAAATCAACCCGAAGTATGTAAATGAGCTGGATGGGGGAGAATTGGAAGGGATCATTAAACATGAACTCTGTCATTACCATCTCCATATTGAAGGGAAAGGATACAGCCACCGTGACCCGGAGTTCAAAGAACTGTTAAAGAAGACGGATTCCCCGAGATTTTGTTCTCCTTTGCCATCTGAGAAAAAGAAGACCCTGCATCATTATGTTTGCACCGAATGCGCCCAAGCATACCCGCGAAAAAGGAAAGTAGACACCAAGCGGTACCGTTGCGGGAAATGTAAAGGGAAATTAAAAAAGAAGTAA
- the cmpA gene encoding cortex morphogenetic protein CmpA, with protein sequence MPSWLRKQMIKAFFNKDKYQIKMLNQCWYYYQHLHK encoded by the coding sequence ATGCCTTCATGGTTAAGAAAGCAAATGATAAAAGCTTTTTTCAATAAAGATAAGTATCAAATCAAGATGCTTAATCAATGCTGGTATTATTACCAACATCTTCACAAATAA
- a CDS encoding Tex family protein: MSEVKLSPELLNLVAKQTKLNEKTIKQVIGLLDEGNTVPFIARYRKELTGGLDEVQIKDIEDQWNYVTNLTQRKEEVIRLIDEQGKLTNELHKEIEAATKLQKVEDLYRPYKQKRRTRATVAKEKGLEPLAMLVWKQEKIDFEKEAASYFSSENELETVDDVQAGVNDILAEWISDDPTYREKIRKQTFDKGTIASSEKNADQDEKGIFEMYYDYKEPVRAIVSHRVLALNRGEREDVIKVAVHPPEESIVSYLERNVLDRDTVGAVRSILMGAIEDSYKRLIQPSVEREIRNSLSEQAEEQAIEVFSSNLRSLLLQPPLKGKVVLGVDPAFRTGCKLAAVDETGKVLDIGVIYPTAPRNDTAGAEKKILSLMDNYDIELMAIGNGTASRETEQFIADMIQKHSLNASYMIVNEAGASVYSASKLAREEFPDLQVEERSAVSIARRVQDPLAELVKIDPKSIGVGQYQHDVTQKKLNESLTFVVETAVNQVGVNVNTASASLLQYVSGLSKTVANNVVKKREELGKFTKRTELKDIPRLGAKTFEQSIGFLRVLDGKEPLDRTPIHPESYKATRELLKTIGYSSQDLGDEQLGEEIQQIDDKAMAEQLDIGELTLNDILKSLVQPGRDPRDDLPKPLLKTNVLSMEDLQQGMELEGTVRNVVDFGAFVDVGVKQDGLVHISKLSNRFVKHPMDVVSVGDVVTVWVDQVDVKKQRIALTMLTK; encoded by the coding sequence TTGAGTGAAGTGAAACTAAGCCCGGAATTATTAAATCTTGTGGCTAAACAAACAAAACTAAATGAAAAAACAATTAAACAAGTGATCGGGTTACTAGATGAAGGGAATACCGTGCCCTTTATCGCCCGTTACAGAAAAGAATTGACCGGTGGTTTGGATGAAGTTCAAATCAAGGATATCGAAGATCAATGGAATTATGTTACTAATTTAACGCAGCGAAAAGAAGAAGTCATCCGGCTCATTGATGAGCAAGGAAAGCTGACTAATGAACTGCACAAAGAAATAGAAGCTGCCACTAAGCTGCAAAAAGTAGAAGACCTTTACCGTCCATATAAACAAAAACGAAGAACACGCGCGACGGTTGCCAAAGAAAAAGGTTTAGAACCACTAGCTATGCTCGTATGGAAGCAAGAGAAAATCGACTTTGAAAAGGAAGCGGCTTCGTACTTTTCAAGCGAAAATGAATTAGAGACTGTAGACGATGTCCAGGCAGGGGTCAACGACATATTAGCAGAGTGGATTTCTGATGATCCCACCTATCGTGAAAAGATCCGTAAGCAAACCTTTGATAAAGGGACCATCGCATCTTCTGAAAAAAATGCCGACCAGGATGAGAAGGGCATTTTCGAAATGTATTATGATTACAAGGAACCTGTCCGTGCTATTGTCTCTCATAGAGTGCTGGCTTTGAATCGAGGGGAACGGGAAGATGTGATCAAGGTCGCGGTTCATCCTCCTGAAGAATCGATTGTCAGTTACCTTGAGAGGAATGTACTTGACCGAGACACTGTCGGGGCCGTCCGTTCTATTCTAATGGGAGCCATTGAGGATAGTTATAAACGACTCATCCAACCATCTGTAGAGAGAGAGATACGGAACTCACTTTCTGAACAGGCAGAAGAACAAGCTATTGAAGTTTTCTCAAGCAATTTACGTAGTCTCCTCTTGCAGCCACCATTGAAAGGAAAAGTCGTCCTAGGTGTCGATCCCGCTTTCAGGACCGGCTGTAAACTGGCAGCTGTTGATGAAACGGGTAAAGTCCTGGATATAGGCGTGATTTATCCGACGGCACCTAGAAATGATACAGCAGGAGCTGAGAAGAAAATTTTGTCGCTTATGGACAACTATGATATTGAACTAATGGCAATCGGAAATGGGACAGCTTCCAGAGAAACAGAGCAGTTCATTGCTGATATGATCCAAAAGCATAGCTTGAATGCTTCCTATATGATAGTGAATGAAGCTGGCGCAAGTGTTTATTCAGCCTCCAAGTTAGCTCGTGAGGAGTTTCCGGACTTACAAGTAGAGGAAAGAAGCGCAGTTTCTATCGCTCGCCGTGTCCAGGATCCACTAGCAGAATTGGTCAAAATCGACCCGAAATCCATAGGAGTCGGCCAATATCAACACGATGTCACGCAAAAGAAACTGAATGAGTCATTAACTTTTGTTGTTGAAACAGCCGTCAACCAAGTCGGTGTGAATGTGAACACAGCATCGGCATCCTTATTGCAATACGTATCAGGTCTTAGTAAGACAGTTGCCAACAACGTAGTGAAGAAAAGGGAAGAACTCGGCAAGTTCACTAAACGGACAGAACTTAAAGATATTCCGCGTTTAGGTGCGAAGACGTTTGAACAAAGTATCGGTTTTTTAAGGGTTCTGGATGGTAAGGAACCATTGGACCGGACGCCGATTCACCCCGAAAGCTATAAAGCTACTCGGGAACTGTTGAAAACGATTGGTTATAGCAGCCAGGACCTGGGTGATGAACAACTAGGGGAAGAAATCCAGCAAATAGATGATAAAGCAATGGCTGAGCAATTAGATATCGGGGAATTGACTTTGAATGATATTTTGAAATCATTGGTTCAACCAGGGAGAGATCCGCGTGATGATCTTCCTAAGCCATTATTGAAAACGAACGTCCTTTCAATGGAAGACTTGCAACAAGGGATGGAACTTGAAGGTACCGTGCGGAATGTAGTCGATTTCGGAGCTTTTGTAGATGTTGGTGTGAAGCAGGACGGGCTTGTCCATATTTCGAAGCTTTCTAACAGATTCGTCAAACACCCGATGGACGTGGTATCTGTAGGGGATGTCGTTACCGTCTGGGTAGACCAAGTCGACGTTAAGAAACAACGCATCGCCTTGACGATGTTAACTAAATAA
- a CDS encoding SpoIIE family protein phosphatase: MENENTRVNLSVFQKSKKGNYYCGDSYFYKETEEAFLCALADGLGSGEMAMESSQAVMDVIEENPVLTIEALVKKCNEVLVGKRGVVLGILRIDFETHTYSYSSIGNIGVITVEPDGKRNRNIPLAGYLSGYSRSLRVTRGNVQSGMVFLMFSDGVNDRRLSSKLTQTKNVRLITEQYKELYGQKRDDDTTLIAMEYN, from the coding sequence GTGGAAAACGAAAATACGCGAGTGAATTTGTCGGTTTTTCAGAAGTCCAAAAAAGGGAATTATTATTGCGGCGATAGTTATTTTTATAAAGAAACAGAAGAAGCGTTTTTATGTGCTTTAGCTGATGGTTTAGGGAGCGGTGAAATGGCAATGGAATCCTCTCAGGCTGTTATGGATGTCATTGAGGAAAACCCGGTCTTAACTATTGAAGCTCTTGTGAAAAAATGCAATGAAGTGTTGGTAGGTAAGCGTGGAGTCGTTCTTGGGATACTTAGAATAGACTTTGAAACCCATACTTATTCTTATTCATCTATTGGTAATATCGGTGTGATTACTGTCGAACCAGACGGGAAGCGCAATCGAAACATTCCTTTAGCAGGTTATTTGTCAGGGTACTCGCGATCGTTACGTGTCACACGCGGGAACGTTCAGAGTGGCATGGTCTTTCTTATGTTTTCAGACGGGGTAAACGACCGGCGCCTATCATCCAAACTGACACAAACTAAAAATGTCAGACTTATAACTGAGCAATATAAGGAACTTTATGGTCAAAAACGTGATGATGATACAACATTGATAGCCATGGAGTATAATTGA
- the sigB gene encoding RNA polymerase sigma factor SigB, with protein MATKSQHHNEDVYEWIAYLQEHPRDEVVQEKIVLVYKDLVESIARKYSKNSTIHEDLVQVGMLGLLAAIRRYDPEFGKSFESFAIPTIIGEIKRFIRDKTWSVHVPRRIKELGPKIKKAAEELTNTLQRSPSVMEIAEFLEVSEEDVLETMEMGKSYKALSVDRKIEADSDGSTVTILDLIGNQEDGYSNIDQKMLLEKILPILSEREQEILQCTYFENMSQKDTGEQLGISQMHVSRLQRRALRKLREALQSESVEAF; from the coding sequence ATGGCGACCAAATCTCAACACCACAATGAGGATGTTTATGAGTGGATCGCCTATCTACAAGAGCATCCCCGTGATGAAGTCGTCCAAGAGAAAATTGTACTTGTTTACAAGGATCTTGTAGAATCCATTGCGCGAAAATACTCAAAAAACAGTACCATTCACGAAGATTTGGTCCAAGTTGGAATGCTGGGACTTTTAGCGGCGATCAGGAGATATGATCCTGAATTCGGAAAATCCTTTGAGTCGTTCGCCATTCCCACAATCATTGGGGAAATCAAACGATTTATCAGAGATAAAACGTGGAGTGTGCACGTGCCCCGCAGAATCAAAGAACTTGGGCCGAAGATCAAAAAAGCTGCAGAAGAGTTGACGAATACTCTCCAGCGGTCCCCATCTGTAATGGAAATCGCTGAATTCCTGGAAGTCTCTGAAGAAGATGTATTGGAAACGATGGAGATGGGTAAAAGCTACAAAGCGTTGTCTGTCGATCGCAAAATCGAAGCGGACTCTGATGGGAGTACAGTGACGATTCTTGATTTGATCGGAAACCAGGAAGATGGTTATTCCAACATCGATCAAAAGATGTTACTGGAGAAGATCCTTCCGATTTTAAGTGAGCGGGAACAAGAAATCCTGCAATGCACTTACTTCGAAAACATGAGCCAGAAGGACACCGGAGAACAATTGGGGATTTCACAGATGCATGTTTCTCGTTTGCAAAGACGTGCGCTCCGAAAACTGAGAGAAGCCTTACAATCTGAATCCGTAGAGGCATTTTAG